A genome region from Brassica oleracea var. oleracea cultivar TO1000 chromosome C2, BOL, whole genome shotgun sequence includes the following:
- the LOC106323952 gene encoding G-type lectin S-receptor-like serine/threonine-protein kinase SRK encodes MKLLWHYQKVHMNKYLTSWRGVDDPQPGDSVLRFKNAEYPVLTTWRNAFPIYRSGPWNGTKFIGAPPLFRLTWKAQQVSCLSITTDNRSYTRVQLCHDGSVRRYAWNQTRKKWDQPWSSFLEVCDMYNQCTPNAYCSRGVSSLVCECIPGFEYSGLNVTRKECVRKKRGTCNGDHFSLLPKMNLPDTYKAKSYPSITKPEQCGEICLGDCSCTAYSISRSLETGNRSCITWSGDLVDIRSYSDEGLDLYVRTAAGRGKKKSETGLIVGTCVCFSVVLALFALFCYCKRKKKREDREKERATTAAASIEIMTPRERENAIEDQISAPMDFAMILNATDNFSQEIGHGGFGYVYKGVLASGEEIAVKKLSEISKQGLDEFRTEVRSISRLRHLNIVRLYGWSVYKEEKLLIYEYLVNGSLERHLFGGGELNWETRFHIIKGVAQGLAYIEEGGYDLILHRYLKPDIILLDRDMTPKISDFGLARMCARSEKEVFTQHTAGTHGYVSLESLLHGIFSSASDVFSFGVIVLEIVNGKRNRSFSSSIGYLLGYAWNKYNEGNWSEIIDEKIRQDCVDSWQVLRCIEVGLLCSQYFARDRPKISLVVAQLQQETIEIQKPKHPGYYPIDEGKRGIPSSSNVKGESSTSTSNTVNGYTFSEIDAR; translated from the exons ATGAAGCTACTATGGCATTACCAAAAGGTACACATGAACAAGTATCTGACTTCCTGGAGAGGAGTTGATGATCCACAACCAGGAGATTCTGTTTTAAGATTCAAAAATGCAGAATATCCGGTTCTTACCACTTGGCGTAACGCCTTCCCTATCTACAGGAGCGGTCCTTGGAACGGAACCAAGTTCATCGGAGCTCCTCCCTTGTTTAGATTAACTTGGAAGGCGCAGCAGGTCTCGTGTTTGTCAATTACTACAGACAACAGATCCTACACAAGAGTGCAATTATGCCATGACGGATCAGTGAGACGCTACGCCTGGAATCAGACCAGAAAAAAGTGGGACCAGCCGTGGAGCTCATTCCTTGAAGTCTGCGATATGTATAACCAATGTACTCCGAACGCTTATTGTAGCCGTGGCGTTTCATCTTTAGTGTGTGAATGCATCCCAGGTTTTGAGTACAGTGGCCTGAACGTGACAAGAAAAGAGTGTGTGCGGAAAAAGCGTGGGACCTGCAACGGAGACCATTTCTCACTTCTTCCGAAAATGAATCTTCCCGACACCTACAAGGCCAAATCTTACCCGTCCATCACCAAGCCAGAACAATGCGGTGAAATTTGCCTTGGGGATTGCAGCTGTACTGCGTATTCTATAAGCAGAAGCCTAGAAACTGGCAACCGGAGCTGTATAACATGGAGCGGAGATTTGGTTGATATCCGCAGTTACTCCGATGAGGGTCTAGACCTTTATGTGCGAACGGCTGCAGGTCGTG GGAAAAAGAAAAGCGAAACAGGATTGATCGTAGGTACTTGTGTTTGCTTCTCGGTGGTTTTGGCTCTTTTTGCATTATTTTGCTACTGTAAGAGGAAAAAGAAGAGAGAAGATAGGGAAAAAGAAAGAGCCACCACCGCTGCTGCATCAATTG AAATAATGACGCCAAGGGAAAGAGAAAACGCAATAGAGGATCAAATATCTGCCCCAATGGATTTTGCGATGATACTGAATGCCACAGACAACTTCTCTCAAGAGATCGGACATGGTGGGTTTGGGTATGTGTACAAG GGTGTGTTAGCCAGCGGCGAAGAAATCGCTGTAAAGAAACTTTCAGAAATCTCGAAACAAGGGTTGGATGAGTTTCGTACCGAGGTGAGGTCTATTTCACGCCTTAGACACCTTAACATCGTCCGCCTGTATGGTTGGAGCGTTTACAAGGAAGAGAAGCTATTGATATACGAGTATCTAGTCAACGGCAGCCTAGAACGTCATCTATTTG GTGGTGGTGAGCTAAATTGGGAAACGAGATTTCATATTATCAAGGGTGTAGCTCAAGGCCTAGCATACATCGAAGAAGGGGGATATGATCTGATTCTACACCGGTACTTGAAACCTGATATTATCTTACTTGACAGAGATATGACCCCGAAGATATCCGATTTCGGGTTGGCCCGAATGTGTGCAAGGAGCGAGAAGGAAGTTTTCACACAGCATACGGCTGGAACGCA TGGCTACGTATCGCTAGAATCCCTGTTACATGGCATATTCTCATCTGCGTCTGACGTCTTCAGCTTTGGAGTTATTGTTCTTGAAATTGTTAACGGGAAAAGGAACAGATCATTCTCCTCTTCCATTGGCTATCTTCTCGGCTAC GCGTGGAACAAATACAATGAAGGAAACTGGAGTGAAATCATCGATGAGAAGATCAGACAAGACTGTGTAGACTCTTGGCAAGTGTTGAGATGCATTGAAGTGGGACTCCTGTGTTCTCAATATTTTGCTAGGGACAGACCAAAAATCTCCCTGGTCGTGGCTCAACTCCAACAGGAGACCATTGAGATTCAAAAGCCAAAACACCCTGGCTATTATCCAATTGATGAAGGCAAACGAGGGATTCCTTCCTCTTCAAACGTGAAGGGAGAATCTTCCACATCTACTTCTAATACAGTTAACGGCTACACGTTTTCAGAGATTGATGCTCGGTAA